One genomic window of Bradyrhizobium sp. CCGE-LA001 includes the following:
- the dnaE gene encoding DNA polymerase III subunit alpha, with protein sequence MPSAGFVHLHVHSAYSLLKGSIKIAKLAELAKKDHQPALALTDTDNMFGALEFSDKMAGSGIQPIVGCELAIDFGDQDPNARNALGPSRVVLLAAQERGYRSLMRLNSRAFLETPDTHAPHIKFDWLDGETEGLIALTGGPDGPVSLALATGQAEIAALRCERLAGLFGDRLYVELQRHNTDKERRIESGLIDIAYAKGLPLVATNEPYFAATDDYEAHDALLCIAGGRLIAETDREQLTPDHRFKTRAEMAVLFADIPEALASTVEIAERCSFRPMTRKPILPFFTVGAAASSDAASVEAAELKRQAEEGLANRLRVHGLSQGTTEEDYNKRLAFELDVIMRMKYAGYFLIVSDFIKWAKAHGIPVGPGRGSGAGSLVAWALTITDLDPIKFGLLFERFLNPERVSMPDFDIDFCQDRRGEVIKYVQERYGRDQVAQIITFGTLQARGVLRDVGRVLQMPYGQVDKLTKLVPQNPAAPVTLAAAIESEPKLQAFRDEDPVVARAFDIAQRLEGLTRHASTHAAGIVIGDRPLSELVPMYRDPKSDMPVTQFNMKWVEPAGLVKFDFLGLKTLTVLDVACKLLKPRDIHVDLATLPIDDAESYQMLARGEVVGVFQVESQGMRRALVDMRPDRFEDIIALVALYRPGPMANIPTYCSRKHGDEEPEYLHPVLEPILKETFGVIIYQEQVMQIAQVMSGYSLGDADLLRRAMGKKIRAEMDKQRDIFVAGAVKNGVPKGQAETIFELLAKFADYGFNKSHAAAYALVSYHTAYMKAHYPVEFIAASMTLDLNNTDKLSEFRSEAQRLGIKVEPPNINRSGATFEVGDKTIYYALAALKGVGIQAIDQIIEERNKRGLFTSLADFAARVNPRAINKRIIESLAAAGAFDTLEPNRARVFAGADSILAACQRAHQAETIGQNDMFGSSADAPSIMLPQIEPWLPSERLRREYDAIGFFLSGHPLDDYATVLKRLRVQSWAEFSRAVKTGATAGKVAATVVSRMERRTKTGNKMGIMGLSDPTGHFEAVLFSEGLAQYRDVLEPGAAVLLQLGAELQGEDVRARVLHAEPLDDAAAKTQKGLRIFLRDTKPLESIAKRLAGPEMAASNGAAPKIGSPAIVPRSNGDGEVSLVMMLDLDTEVEMKLPGRFKVSPQIAGAIKAVAGVVDVQQV encoded by the coding sequence ATGCCGAGCGCCGGATTTGTCCACCTTCACGTTCACTCGGCCTATTCGCTGCTCAAGGGCTCGATCAAGATCGCCAAGCTCGCCGAGCTCGCGAAGAAGGATCACCAGCCGGCCCTGGCGCTGACCGATACCGACAACATGTTCGGTGCGCTCGAGTTCTCCGACAAGATGGCGGGTTCCGGCATCCAGCCGATCGTCGGCTGCGAGCTCGCGATCGATTTCGGCGACCAGGATCCGAATGCGCGCAATGCGCTCGGGCCCTCGCGCGTGGTGCTGCTGGCCGCGCAGGAGCGCGGCTACCGCAGCCTGATGCGGCTGAACTCGCGGGCGTTCCTGGAGACGCCCGATACCCACGCCCCCCACATCAAGTTCGACTGGCTCGACGGCGAGACCGAGGGCCTGATCGCGCTCACCGGAGGCCCGGACGGCCCGGTCTCGCTGGCGCTCGCCACCGGGCAGGCCGAGATTGCGGCGTTGCGCTGCGAGCGTCTCGCTGGCCTGTTCGGCGACCGCCTCTACGTCGAATTGCAGCGCCACAACACCGACAAGGAGCGGCGCATCGAAAGCGGCCTGATCGACATCGCCTACGCCAAGGGCCTGCCGCTGGTCGCGACCAACGAGCCTTATTTCGCCGCGACCGACGATTACGAGGCGCATGACGCGCTGCTCTGCATCGCCGGCGGGCGGCTGATCGCCGAGACCGACCGCGAGCAGCTCACCCCCGATCACCGCTTCAAGACCCGCGCCGAGATGGCGGTGCTGTTCGCCGACATTCCGGAGGCGCTGGCCTCGACGGTGGAGATCGCCGAGCGCTGCTCGTTCCGGCCGATGACGCGCAAGCCGATCCTGCCGTTCTTCACGGTCGGTGCTGCCGCAAGCTCGGACGCGGCTTCGGTCGAGGCTGCGGAGCTGAAGCGCCAGGCGGAGGAGGGGCTCGCCAACCGCCTGCGCGTGCACGGCCTGTCGCAGGGCACCACGGAGGAAGACTACAACAAGCGCCTGGCGTTCGAGCTCGACGTCATCATGCGCATGAAGTACGCGGGCTACTTCCTGATCGTGTCCGACTTCATCAAATGGGCCAAGGCGCACGGCATTCCCGTCGGGCCGGGCCGCGGCTCGGGCGCAGGCTCGCTGGTCGCGTGGGCGCTGACCATCACCGATCTCGATCCGATCAAGTTCGGCCTGCTGTTCGAGCGCTTCCTCAATCCCGAGCGCGTCTCGATGCCGGACTTCGACATCGACTTCTGCCAGGACCGCCGCGGCGAGGTGATCAAGTACGTCCAGGAGCGCTATGGCCGCGACCAGGTCGCGCAGATCATCACCTTCGGTACGCTGCAGGCGCGCGGCGTGCTGCGCGACGTCGGTCGCGTGCTGCAGATGCCCTACGGCCAGGTCGACAAGCTGACCAAGCTGGTGCCGCAGAATCCGGCCGCGCCGGTGACGCTGGCCGCGGCGATCGAGAGCGAGCCGAAGCTGCAGGCGTTCCGTGATGAAGATCCCGTGGTGGCGCGCGCCTTCGACATCGCCCAGCGCCTCGAAGGCCTGACCCGCCACGCCTCGACCCACGCGGCCGGCATCGTGATCGGCGATCGCCCCTTGAGCGAACTCGTGCCGATGTACCGCGATCCGAAGTCGGACATGCCGGTGACCCAGTTCAACATGAAATGGGTCGAGCCGGCGGGCCTCGTCAAATTCGACTTCCTCGGCCTGAAGACGCTGACGGTGCTCGACGTCGCCTGCAAGCTGCTCAAGCCGCGCGACATCCATGTCGATCTCGCCACACTGCCGATCGACGATGCCGAGAGCTACCAGATGCTGGCGCGGGGCGAGGTGGTCGGCGTGTTCCAGGTGGAAAGCCAGGGCATGCGGCGCGCGCTGGTCGACATGCGTCCCGACCGTTTCGAGGACATCATCGCGCTGGTGGCGCTGTATCGCCCGGGCCCAATGGCGAACATCCCGACCTATTGCTCGCGCAAGCACGGCGACGAGGAGCCGGAATATCTGCATCCGGTGCTGGAGCCGATCCTCAAGGAGACCTTCGGGGTCATCATCTACCAGGAACAGGTGATGCAGATCGCGCAGGTGATGTCGGGCTATTCGCTCGGCGACGCCGACCTCTTGCGCCGCGCCATGGGCAAGAAGATCCGTGCCGAGATGGACAAGCAGCGCGACATCTTCGTCGCGGGCGCGGTGAAGAACGGCGTGCCGAAGGGCCAGGCCGAGACCATCTTCGAATTGCTGGCCAAGTTCGCCGATTACGGCTTCAACAAGAGCCACGCAGCGGCCTATGCGCTGGTGTCCTACCACACCGCCTACATGAAGGCGCATTATCCGGTGGAGTTCATCGCGGCGTCGATGACGCTCGATCTCAACAATACCGACAAGCTGTCCGAATTCCGCTCCGAGGCGCAGCGCCTCGGCATCAAGGTCGAGCCGCCGAACATCAATCGCTCGGGCGCGACCTTCGAGGTCGGCGACAAGACGATCTATTACGCGCTCGCCGCGCTCAAGGGCGTCGGCATCCAGGCGATCGACCAAATCATCGAGGAGCGCAACAAGAGGGGCTTGTTCACCTCGCTCGCCGACTTCGCCGCGCGGGTCAATCCGCGCGCGATCAACAAGCGCATCATCGAGAGCCTTGCCGCCGCCGGCGCGTTCGACACGTTGGAGCCGAACCGGGCGCGCGTCTTTGCCGGAGCGGACTCGATCCTGGCCGCCTGCCAGCGCGCGCATCAGGCCGAGACCATCGGTCAGAACGACATGTTCGGCTCATCGGCCGACGCGCCGAGCATCATGCTGCCGCAGATCGAGCCATGGCTGCCTTCCGAGCGGCTGCGCCGCGAATACGATGCGATCGGCTTCTTCCTGTCGGGACATCCGCTCGACGATTACGCCACCGTGCTCAAGCGCCTGCGGGTGCAGTCCTGGGCCGAGTTCTCGCGTGCGGTGAAGACCGGCGCCACCGCCGGCAAGGTTGCGGCCACCGTCGTCTCGCGCATGGAGCGGCGTACCAAGACCGGCAACAAGATGGGCATCATGGGGCTGTCTGATCCCACGGGCCACTTCGAGGCCGTGCTGTTCTCCGAGGGTCTTGCGCAATATCGCGACGTGCTGGAGCCGGGGGCTGCCGTGCTGCTTCAACTCGGCGCCGAGCTCCAGGGCGAAGACGTCCGCGCCCGCGTGCTGCATGCCGAGCCGCTCGATGACGCCGCCGCCAAGACGCAGAAGGGCCTGCGCATCTTCCTTCGCGACACCAAGCCGCTGGAATCGATCGCCAAGCGTCTCGCCGGCCCCGAGATGGCCGCCTCGAACGGCGCCGCGCCAAAAATCGGCAGCCCTGCCATCGTGCCGCGCTCCAATGGCGACGGCGAGGTCTCGTTGGTGATGATGCTCGACCTCGACACCGAGGTGGAGATGAAGCTGCCCGGCCGCTTCAAGGTCTCGCCGCAGATCGCCGGCGCGATCAAGGCGGTCGCCGGCGTGGTGGACGTGCAGCAGGTATGA